A DNA window from Fundulus heteroclitus isolate FHET01 unplaced genomic scaffold, MU-UCD_Fhet_4.1 scaffold_155, whole genome shotgun sequence contains the following coding sequences:
- the LOC118558786 gene encoding P2X purinoceptor 7-like — MEFVCLNEDEYEASQLNVKNEECCVQPYAFEPLVRRELRDNTEESGESRSSDDDHASRPTTSSSDSESASEEDIGDRSHRLTNTDWCKCGNCVIMPTVDECKCCTETHLVDQEVESAGLQCITLHEGFQGNCLNQYVLKASFVEFLEGHGPLGNDEPVNEIYRYIAYRRMIRWIWGRIGKGNRKVLPSCAVNKIRETWESADYTGFKYPTV; from the exons ATGGAGTTTGTATGTTTAAACGAGGACGAATACGAAGCGAGCCAACTTAATGTTAAAAACGAGGAGTGCTGTGTCCAGCCATATGCGTTTGAGCCGTTAGTTAGGCGTGAATTACGGGACAACACCGAGGAAAGTGGAGAAAGTAGGAGTAGCGATGATGACCACGCTAGTAGGCCGACAACGTCGTCGTCCGACTCAGAATCTGCCAGTGAAGAGGATATTGGCGACCGTTCCCATCGACTGACAAATACTGACTG GTGCAAATGTGGCAACTGTGTGATTATGCCCACAGTGGATGAATGCAAGTGCTGCACAGAAACGCACCTTGTTGATCAGGAAGTCGAGTCAGCTGGGTTGCAATGTATAACCTTACATGAAGGCTTTCAGGGAAACTGCCTCAACCAGTATGTCCTCAAGGCATCTTTTGTTGAATTTTTGGAGGGACATGGTCCTCTTGGAAATGATGAACCAGTAAACGA gATTTACAGGTACATTGCATATAGAAGAATGATCAGATGGATTTGGGGACGCATtggaaaaggaaataggaaaGTTCTTCCATCCtgtgcagtaaataaaataagagaGACCTGGGAGTCAGCAGACTACACTGGTTTTAAATATCCAACTGTGTGA
- the LOC118558785 gene encoding uncharacterized protein LOC118558785 isoform X1, whose translation MPLGNLQLAASIMFSGCSTVKAVNCFKFMRISTFCVSTYYNIQKAYLIPAVNSLWSKKQEQLICDVKKKSKVRLGGDARCCSPGHTAKYGSYSLMDMDTSKVLDMQLVQCTEVKNSYAMELEGLKRSLQFLEDAGVTVTDLTTDRHSSVKKFMREIYPSINHWFDAWHIAKGITKKLDASSKKKLCHTISPWIHSISNHVYWCGASSDGNAELVVAKWKSVMNHIVDIHEHPFENFPTCAHDELVEDREWIAEGEKLFSAFSKVNLLRAFHNTSFTITAGSRAHVEVKSIVTNRTLLADIGKLSPHVQTSSVESYHKVVCFFAPKFLHFFYHSMNARLMLAILHFNENSNRQQAKNKAGKEMWQLSFPKAKKGEPVAKQVKVPCTYAYIDELLDEVMARREAIPSYEVARQDLEAQIAPEYVKDQYDKVDKLTVVATRKSRFTQLDI comes from the exons ATGCCACTTGGCAACTTACAGCTAGCCGCTTCCATAATGTTTAGTGGATGTAGTACTGTGAAGGCAgtcaattgttttaaatttatgaGGATTTCAACATTCTGCGTCAGTACTTATTATAACATACAGAAGGCATACCTTATTCCAGCTGTGAATAGTCTCTGGTCAAAAAAGCAAGAGCAGCTCATCTGTGATgtcaaaaaaaagagcaaagtcAGATTAGGTGGAGATGCCAGATGCTGCTCACCAGGGCACACTGCCAAGTACGGTAGCTACTCCCTTATGGACATGGACACCTCCAAAGTGTTGGACATGCAGCTTGTACAG TGTACAGAAGTGAAAAACTCATATGCAATGGAGTTGGAAGGCCTAAAGAGGTCACTTCAATTCCTAGAAGATGCTGGAGTCACTGTTACTGACTTGACAACAGACCGTCATTCCAGTGTTAAAAAGTTTATGCGCGAGATTTATCCATCAATTAATCACTGGTTTGATGCCTGGCATATAGCAAAAG GTATTACAAAAAAGCTTGACGCATCATCAAAGAAAAAGTTATGTCACACCATCTCACCGTGGATCCACAGCATCTCCAACCATGTATATTGGTGTGGGGCAAGCAGTGATGGAAATGCTGAGCTGGTTGTGGCCAAGTGGAAGTCGGTGATGAACCACATTGTAGACATCCATGAACACCCATTTGAGAACTTTCCAACCTGTGCACATGATGAGTTGGTAGAGGACAGAGAGTGGATTGCAGAAggtgaaaaattattttcagcttTCTCAAAAGTCAATCTCCTAAGGGCTTTTCATAATACTTCCTTCACAATCACTGCAGGTTCAAGGGCCCATGTTGAGGTGAAATCAATTGTCACTAACCGTACTCTGCTTGCCGACATTGGGAAATTGTCACCTCATGTGCAGACGTCAAGTGTTGAAAGCTACCACAAGGTGGTGTGCTTCTTTGCACCAAAGTTCTTGCACTTCTTCTACCACAGTATGAATGCCAG ATTGATGCTTGCCATTCTCCATTTCAATGAGAATTCCAACAGACAGCAGGCTAAGAACaaagctggaaaagaaatgtggCAGCTCTCATttccaaaggcaaaaaaaggagAACCAGTAGCCAAACAAGTTAAAGTCCCTTGTACTTATG CATACATTGATGAGTTGTTGGATGAAGTAATGGCTCGTCGGGAGGCCATACCTTCTTATGAAGTTGCAAGGCAAGATTTAGAAGCCCAAATTGCTCCTGAATACGTGAAAGACCAATATGACAAGGTCGATAAACTCACAGTTGTGGCAACTAGGAAGTCGAGGTTCACACAGTTGGATATTTAA
- the LOC118558785 gene encoding uncharacterized protein LOC118558785 isoform X2: MPLGNLQLAASIMFSGCSTVKAVNCFKFMRISTFCVSTYYNIQKAYLIPAVNSLWSKKQEQLICDVKKKSKVRLGGDARCCSPGHTAKYGSYSLMDMDTSKVLDMQLVQCTEVKNSYAMELEGLKRSLQFLEDAGVTVTDLTTDRHSSVKKFMREIYPSINHWFDAWHIAKGITKKLDASSKKKLCHTISPWIHSISNHVYWCGASSDGNAELVVAKWKSVMNHIVDIHEHPFENFPTCAHDELVEDREWIAEGSRAHVEVKSIVTNRTLLADIGKLSPHVQTSSVESYHKVVCFFAPKFLHFFYHSMNARLMLAILHFNENSNRQQAKNKAGKEMWQLSFPKAKKGEPVAKQVKVPCTYAYIDELLDEVMARREAIPSYEVARQDLEAQIAPEYVKDQYDKVDKLTVVATRKSRFTQLDI; the protein is encoded by the exons ATGCCACTTGGCAACTTACAGCTAGCCGCTTCCATAATGTTTAGTGGATGTAGTACTGTGAAGGCAgtcaattgttttaaatttatgaGGATTTCAACATTCTGCGTCAGTACTTATTATAACATACAGAAGGCATACCTTATTCCAGCTGTGAATAGTCTCTGGTCAAAAAAGCAAGAGCAGCTCATCTGTGATgtcaaaaaaaagagcaaagtcAGATTAGGTGGAGATGCCAGATGCTGCTCACCAGGGCACACTGCCAAGTACGGTAGCTACTCCCTTATGGACATGGACACCTCCAAAGTGTTGGACATGCAGCTTGTACAG TGTACAGAAGTGAAAAACTCATATGCAATGGAGTTGGAAGGCCTAAAGAGGTCACTTCAATTCCTAGAAGATGCTGGAGTCACTGTTACTGACTTGACAACAGACCGTCATTCCAGTGTTAAAAAGTTTATGCGCGAGATTTATCCATCAATTAATCACTGGTTTGATGCCTGGCATATAGCAAAAG GTATTACAAAAAAGCTTGACGCATCATCAAAGAAAAAGTTATGTCACACCATCTCACCGTGGATCCACAGCATCTCCAACCATGTATATTGGTGTGGGGCAAGCAGTGATGGAAATGCTGAGCTGGTTGTGGCCAAGTGGAAGTCGGTGATGAACCACATTGTAGACATCCATGAACACCCATTTGAGAACTTTCCAACCTGTGCACATGATGAGTTGGTAGAGGACAGAGAGTGGATTGCAGAAg GTTCAAGGGCCCATGTTGAGGTGAAATCAATTGTCACTAACCGTACTCTGCTTGCCGACATTGGGAAATTGTCACCTCATGTGCAGACGTCAAGTGTTGAAAGCTACCACAAGGTGGTGTGCTTCTTTGCACCAAAGTTCTTGCACTTCTTCTACCACAGTATGAATGCCAG ATTGATGCTTGCCATTCTCCATTTCAATGAGAATTCCAACAGACAGCAGGCTAAGAACaaagctggaaaagaaatgtggCAGCTCTCATttccaaaggcaaaaaaaggagAACCAGTAGCCAAACAAGTTAAAGTCCCTTGTACTTATG CATACATTGATGAGTTGTTGGATGAAGTAATGGCTCGTCGGGAGGCCATACCTTCTTATGAAGTTGCAAGGCAAGATTTAGAAGCCCAAATTGCTCCTGAATACGTGAAAGACCAATATGACAAGGTCGATAAACTCACAGTTGTGGCAACTAGGAAGTCGAGGTTCACACAGTTGGATATTTAA